The nucleotide window TATCAAATTTTAATTTTTCCACAACTTCTATCGATAATAATTTAATTGCTGTTAAGGAAATTTTTGGTTGGTATATACTTTTTTTTTCAATTTGGGTTTTTTTGGATTTAGGGATAGGTGTTATTGGGTTTTTTTGGTTTTTTTGGTTTTTTTAGGGAAAGAGTATATTTACCTTGATTTTAAAATTGATATTGTGGAGAAATGTTTGTGAATAATTGGTTTGTTTGTAAGTGGTTTTATGGTTAATGTTTTAGCTGCTTTGATGAGTTTGGCTAGGTTTTTCAAGCCTGCTTTGGAGTTAGTTATAGAGTTGATTTCATGGATTTTTTATATAATGATGGCTATGCTTGCTATAGCTAGCTGGATTCTTAAGAAGGCTAGAGAGGGAGAGTTAACAAAAGAGTTGATTAGAAAAATTAAACTGGTTTTGAAGGAGCTTGGCTTCGGGGTTGAAAGAGGTAACTAAATTCTTTATTTCCTTTATTTTATTTTTATATTTTATTTTTGGTATCGGTAGGTTCTGTTTTTAGTTCGTTGTTGGTTTATTGGTTTTTTCGGTTGTTTGGTTTTTTATTTTATTTTGTGTATTTTTTTGAGTTTTTTGGTTGTTTGTTTGGTGGTTTTTGATGTTTTTTGGGTTGTTTGGGATATGGTTTTTGTTTTGTTTGGGTTTTTGTTTAGTAGGGCGTTTATTGTTTGGTTGATTGATTTTTGTAGGGCTTGATGGTTGTATCCACCTTCTAAAGCTATTACGATTGGTTTTCCTGTGTTTTTTGTTTTTTTGGTTAGTTGATAGTATGCGTTTGACGTTAAGTTCATGTTGGCAAGTGGGTCTTTTCGGTGTCCATCGTATCCTGCGGAGATCAGTATTAGTTCAGGGTCGTATTGATTGATTTTAGGGATGATTATTTCGTCCATTATGTAGTTGTAGTCAGGATCTTCCATTTCACTTGGTAGTGGTATGTTTATGTTGTATCCTTCTCCTTGGTTTTTGCCCGTTTCTTTTATATCTCCTGTTCCTGGGAATAGTGGTGTTTGGTGTATTGATATGTAGAGCAATCTGTTGTTTTCGTAGAATATTTTTTGTGTTCCGTTTCCATGGTGGACATCCCAATCTAGAATCAATACTTTGTCTAGTTTTTTTAATGCATGTTCTGCAGCTACAGATATACTGTTGAATATACAGAATCCCATTGATTTATTGGGTAATGCATGGTGTCCTGGGGGTCTTGTTAAGGCGAGTCCATTTTTTTGTTTTTGTATGGCTTCATTAACCAGTTTCTGTAATGCTCCACAGGCGGTTAAGGCGACTTCATATGAACTGGAATCAACGACAGTGTCAGAACCTATACGACCACCCCCAGTTTTACATATCTGTTTTATTTGATTTATGTGGCTGGAGGTATGGACTTTTTTTAAAGTTTTCTCATCGATTTTTTTGGGTTTTATTTTGGTAATTTGTGGCCAGATATTGTTTTCGTCAAAACTCTTTAGAATAGATTTAACTCTACCTGGGTTTTCAGGGTGGTTTTCACCAGTATTGTGTTTAAGGAAACTGGGGTGGTATGCAAGATTTAGATTCAGTTATATTCCCCTTTTTTTTGGTTTATTGTTGTTATGTTTTTTAGTTTGAGTTTATGTCTGGGTCTTTTCGGTGTTTTTCCTGTATTTTGTCAGCCATTTCTTCGATTAGTTTTAAGTCTTTTTGGTTAGGTTTTCCTTTAATTATTTTTGGTTCGATTAGCTCCAGTTTTAGACTGCTTATTGTGTCGGCGATTTGGTCAACTATTTTTGTTCCCCAACCATACGAGCCTATTATTGATGCGTAGTTGGCTTTTGCTCCTAATCCATTGGCTAGATATGCTATATACAATGCTTTTGGGTGGGCTCCGCCTAAAACCGTTGAAGAACCAATGACTATTGTTCCTGAGTCCACGAGTTCCTTAGCTATATCTCCAATATCTGTTTTGGTTATGTGGTATGGTTTAGCTTCGATGTCTCTTTCTATTAATGCGTTTGTTAGGTGTTCAACCAAGATTTCTGTGCTTCCATGCATCGATACATAGGGTATCAATACCTTGTTTTTTAGTTTTTTCGAGGTCCATTCTTCGTAGTAATCTAAGATATTTTCGGGGTTTTCATGTAATGGGCCATGGCTTGGTGCTATTATTTCAATTTCGTTTTCAATTTCCTGGATTTTCTCTAGGTTTTTCCGTGCTCTTGAATTAAACGGCATCATTATTTCGGCATAATACCTTTTTGCAGAATCCTCTAACTCACATTCGTCGTTTAAAAATAGTTGGTCTGTTGCGTAGTGATGGCCCAGGAAGTCACATGTGAAAAGAACTTCTTCCTCTATAGCATGTGTGTATTGGGTGTCGGGCCAATGGACCCATGGTATTAATCCAAACTCTAGTTTTACTCCACCTAGATCTAGTT belongs to Methanonatronarchaeum sp. AMET-Sl and includes:
- a CDS encoding histone deacetylase; the encoded protein is MNLNLAYHPSFLKHNTGENHPENPGRVKSILKSFDENNIWPQITKIKPKKIDEKTLKKVHTSSHINQIKQICKTGGGRIGSDTVVDSSSYEVALTACGALQKLVNEAIQKQKNGLALTRPPGHHALPNKSMGFCIFNSISVAAEHALKKLDKVLILDWDVHHGNGTQKIFYENNRLLYISIHQTPLFPGTGDIKETGKNQGEGYNINIPLPSEMEDPDYNYIMDEIIIPKINQYDPELILISAGYDGHRKDPLANMNLTSNAYYQLTKKTKNTGKPIVIALEGGYNHQALQKSINQTINALLNKNPNKTKTISQTTQKTSKTTKQTTKKLKKIHKIK
- a CDS encoding FprA family A-type flavoprotein → MTVKSISSRIDWVGAIDRDRRLFDELIPLPNGTSYNSYLVKGDNANALIDTVDPSKKETLFDNLRQSGIEKLDYVIVNHGEQDHSGTLPTLIEKYPECKIVTNQKARDILTDHLTLEDVKFKIIDDGDQLDLGGVKLEFGLIPWVHWPDTQYTHAIEEEVLFTCDFLGHHYATDQLFLNDECELEDSAKRYYAEIMMPFNSRARKNLEKIQEIENEIEIIAPSHGPLHENPENILDYYEEWTSKKLKNKVLIPYVSMHGSTEILVEHLTNALIERDIEAKPYHITKTDIGDIAKELVDSGTIVIGSSTVLGGAHPKALYIAYLANGLGAKANYASIIGSYGWGTKIVDQIADTISSLKLELIEPKIIKGKPNQKDLKLIEEMADKIQEKHRKDPDINSN